From a single Nicotiana tomentosiformis chromosome 2, ASM39032v3, whole genome shotgun sequence genomic region:
- the LOC104085341 gene encoding LOW QUALITY PROTEIN: UDP-glucose 6-dehydrogenase 3 (The sequence of the model RefSeq protein was modified relative to this genomic sequence to represent the inferred CDS: deleted 1 base in 1 codon) has product MVKICCIGAGYVGGPTMAVIALKCPSIEVAVVDISVPRITAWNSDQLPIYEPGLEDVVKECRGRNLFFSTDVEKHVREADIVFVSVNTPTKTRGLGAGKAADLTYWESAARMIADVSKSDKIVVEKSTVPVKTAEAIEKILTHNSKGINFQILSNPEFLAEGTAIEDLFKPDRVLIGGRETPGGQKAIQALKDVYAQWVPEDRILTTNLWSAELSKLAANAFLAQRISSVNAMSALCEATGANVSQVAYAVGKDSRIGPKFLNASVGFGGSCFQKDILNLVYICECNGLPEVAEYWKQVIKINDYQKTRFVNRVVASMFNTVSGKKVAVLGFAFKKDTGDTRETPAIDVCKGLLGDKAKLSIYDPQVNEDQIQRDLSMNKFDWDHPLHLQPMSPTTVKQVSVVWDAYTATKDAHAVCILTEWDEFKTLDYQKIYDNMQKPAFIFDGRNVVDLEKLREIGFIVYSIGKPLDAWLKDMPLSLNCITWLEWLCSDIKDISYMRQSAGILTIFFFYHVQFLFCFIPCRLRDHHCHYQICQYAVQCFFVFDLMMSFLSLVLSEDLLVRFIKL; this is encoded by the exons ATGGTGAAGATTTGCTGTATAGGTGCTGGATATGTTGGGGGCCCCACCATGGCTGTCATAGCACTCAAGTGCCCTTCTATTGAAGTGGCTGTTGTTGATATTTCTGTGCCTCGCATCACAGCCTGGAACAGCGACCAGCTCCCCATCTATGAGCCAGGCCTCGAGGATGTAGTCAAGGAATGCCGAGGCAGGAACCTCTTCTTCAGCACAGATGTCGAGAAACACGTGCGGGAGGCTGATATCGTTTTTGTTTCGGTGAACACTCCTACCAAGACAAGGGGTCTTGGTGCAGGCAAGGCTGCAGATTTAACTTATTGGGAGAGTGCTGCTCGCATGATAGCAGATGTTTCAAAATCTGACAAGATAGTTGTTGAGAAATCAACTGTTCCAGTTAAAACTGCCGAGGCAATCGAAAAGATTTTGACCCACAACAGCAAGGGCATTAACTTCCAGATCCTCTCAAATCCTGAGTTTCTTGCAGAAGGGACCGCAATCGAAGACCTTTTCAAACCTGACAGGGTCCTGATCGGAGGTCGGGAAACTCCAGGTGGTCAGAAGGCTATCCAAGCATTGAAGGATGTGTATGCCCAATGGGTCCCTGAAGACCGCATCCTCACCACCAATTTGTGGTCTGCTGAGCTCTCAAAATTGGCTGCCAATGCATTTTTGGCACAAAGAATCTCTTCTGTGAATGCCATGTCGGCTCTTTGTGAGGCTACTGGAGCAAATGTCTCACAGGTGGCATATGCTGTTGGAAAGGACTCGAGGATTGGTCCCAAGTTCCTTAACGCTAGTGTTGGTTTTGGTGGCTCTTGCTTCCAGAAGGATATTCTGAATCTGGTTTACATTTGTGAGTGCAATGGTCTTCCAGAGGTGGCTGAATACTGGAAACAGGTTATCAAGATCAATGACTATCAGAAAACTCGTTTTGTCAACCGCGTGGTTGCCTCCATGTTCAACACAGTATCAGGCAAAAAAGTTGCCGTTCTAGGTTTTGCTTTCAAGAAGGATACTGGTGATACTCGAGAGACCCCTGCAATTGATGTTTGCAAGGGACTGTTGGGGGACAAGGCTAAGTTGAGCATATATGACCCTCAGGTGAATGAGGACCAAATTCAGAGAGACCTCTCAATGAACAAGTTTGATTGGGATCATCCTCTTCACCTTCAGCCAATGAGTCCAACAACCGTGAAACAAGTCAGCGTTGTTTGGGATGCCTACACAGCAACAAAGGATGCCCATGCTGTCTGCATCCTTACAGAGTGGGATGAATTTAAGACTCTTGATTATCAGAAGATATATGACAACATGCAAAAACCCGCTTTTATTTTTGATGGTAGGAACGTTGTGGACTTGGAGAAGCTTAGAGAGATCGGGTTTATAGTCTACTCAATTGGTAAGCCGCTGGATGCCTGGCTCAAGGACATGCCT CTGTCGCTTAATTGCATAACTTGGCTCGAGTGGCTTTGTTCGGATATCAAAGATATTAGTTATATGAGGCAGTCAGCTGGGATTCTTACTATATTCTTTTTTTACCACGTTCAGTTTCTGTTTTGTTTTATCCCATGTAGGCTGAGGGACCATCATTGTCACTACCAGATCTGCCAGTACGCTGTTCAATGTTTCTTTGTATTCGATTTGATGATGTCATTTCTATCACTTGTCTTGTCAGAGGATTTGCTTGTTCGATTCATAAAG